A region of the Myxococcus stipitatus DSM 14675 genome:
TGGGCGCGGTGAAGCTGCTCTTCAACGTGCGCGAGCTGCCCTTGTCCGCCGCGCTGCTGGAGGAAGAGGGCTGCGTGCATGACCATCGGCACGCGCGCTTCGCGCCGCTGTACGTGCCCAAGCGCCTGCGGGACGAAGGGCTGCGTGTCACGCGCTCCTCGACGACGACGGAGGAACTGGGGCCGCTGGTGCCCAACCTCTCGCCCAGAGGACTCGAGTGGGCGGAGACGCTGGGCGGGCCGCTGCCCGCGTTCCAGGCCATCGTGAGGTTCCTCAACAGCCAGGAGGTGCAGCGCACGTGGGCTCCGGCCTTCGGAGCGTCGCGCGTGGTCCCCGTACCGCTGTTGGTGCCGCCGCCTGGCCAGGAGTGAGGTCCGCGCGGGAGGAGCGCTCCTCCCGCACGGATTCCCTGCAGGGCTGGCGCACACCCGCTAGTGTCCCCCTCGTCGAGCCGTATCCCCCCTCTAGAGGAAGGACCCTTCGTCATGACGATTCGCGCGCTGCTCACCGCCGCCGTCCTCACCGCCGCCTCTCCCGTGCTGGCCCAGGACGCGGCCGCTCCCGCCGCCACGCCTCCCGCCGCGCCGCCCAAGGTGGCGCCCGCCAAGGGCGAGTCCGCCCGGGCCCTGGTGAAGGACGCCCAGGGCAAGGACGTGGGCGAGGTCATCTTCGAGCAGACCAAGCACGGGGTGCTCATCAAGGGCCAGCTGGAGAACCTGCCCGCGGGCCAGCACGCCTTCCACATCCACGAGACGGGCAAGTGCGAGGCGCCGGACTTCAAGACGGCGGGCGGCCACTTCAACCCGACGAAGAAGGCCCACGGCATCCTGTCGCCCAAGGGCAAGCACGTGGGTGACCTGCCGAACCTCTACGTCGACAAGGACGGCAAGGTGACGTTCGACACGTTCTCGCAGAACGGCCTCACCGTGAAGTCCCTGTTCGACAAGGACGGCTCCGCGGTCGTCATCCACGTCAAGGAGGATGACTATCACTCCGACCCCACCGGCGACGCCGGCGGCCGCATCGCCTGCGGCGTGGTGGAGAAGTAGTCCACCGTTGCCCCACGTGGCCCCTTCTCCAGAGGGGCCACGCGTGAGCGCCCGCCTCAGTGCACGGGGCGGGCGACAGCGGCGGCCGGGGTCTGCTTCACCGGCGTGAAGAGCAGGTCCTGGAAGTCGAAGCTGAAGTCGGTCAGCGGGGAGATGGGCTGCATCCGCATCTCCGCCAGCGTGCCATCGGGCTTCAGCGAGAAGGTCACGAAGGCATCCGCGTTGAGCGAGCGGTCCGTCCAGCGCGCGACGAACGTGTCGTATTGCCAGTGGGACAGCTCACCCACGAGGCCCGGCGTCCGGGTGAAGCGCAGCAGCCACTTGTCGCCCTCCTTCGTCACCGTCACGTCGCCGTACCACGCGTCGCGGTACGTGCCGGCGTAGGAGTCCAGCGGCAGCGACGGCTTGCTCTGCGCGTTGCGCATGCCGCCCTGGAGCGCCACCTTCTCCTCCGCCTTCGCGCGCTTGGAGTCGTCATCCGCCTTGAACGCGGCGACCCAGTCCGTCTTCGGCGCGCCGACGAACGCATCCAGCACCGTCCACAGGGGCACCTCGAAGCCGCTGCGCTCCTCCTGATTCGTCAGCACGGCGATGCCCAGCCCCAGCTCCGGCACCAGCATCACCCGCGAGAAGTAGCCCGGCAGCGCGCCGCTGTGGCCCACCAGCTTGTAGCCCCGGTAGTCGCGCACGCCCCAGCCCAGCGCGTACGCGGAGAAGTTCGCGCGCAAGGACTCCAGCGACTTGGAGGGCTCGGAGATGCCCATCACCGTCTGCGCCGCCCACATCTCCTTCGACTGCGCCTCGCTGAACAGGCGCTTCTTGCCGTCCGTGCCCGGAATCGCGCCGCGGCCCAACTGCGTCATCATCCACTTCGCCAGGTCATTCACGGTGGAGTTGATGGCCGCCGCGGGCGCGTTGTTGTCGATGCTCGTGGGGGAGAGGGCCTTGAGCACCCCGTCCGCCTTCGCGTGCGGCGTGGCGACGTTGGCCCCCACGCGCAGCCCCTTCACGTGCGTGCTGCTGTCGCGCATGCCCAGCGGCAGGAAGATGCGCTCGCGCACGAAGTCGCGCCAGTGACGGCCGCTCGCCTTCTCGATGACCTTGCCCGCGACGAGGTAGAGGATGTTGTCGTAGGCGTAGCGGCTGCGGAAGCTGATGGACGGACGGATGTGGCGCAGCTTGGAGACAATCTCGTCCTCGGTGAACGTGGTCGGCGGGAAGTACAGCAAGTCACCGGCGCCCAGGCCCAGGCCGCTGCGGTGGACGAGCAAGTCCCTCACCGTCAGCTCCCGCGTGACGTACGGGTCGAACATCTGGAACGACGGCAGGTGGTCCACCACGCGGTCGTCCCACTGGAGCTTCCCCTCGTCGACGAGGATGGCCAGCGCCGCCGCCGTGAAGGCCTTGCTGTTGGAGGCGATGTTGAACAGCGTGTCCGCCGTCACCGGCGTCGCGGCCCCCTGCTTGCGCACGCCATAGCCCTTGGCCAGCAGTACCTTGCCGTCCTTCACCACGGCCAGGGCCACGCCGGGGACCTCGAAGGTCTTCATGGCCCGCTCGACGGTGGCGTCCAGGTCCGGTGGCAGGGACTGCGCGAGCGGGGAAGACAGCGGCAGGACGATGAGCAGCAGCGCGAGGGCAAGACGCACGAAGACTCCGAAAGGAAGTGCCAGGTCGACGCCCCTGTCTAGCCCACTTCGGCAACCCGCCCCAGCGCCTCCCGCCCAGGGGCGTACCTCGCCCCACCCCGCGTCCGCTCAGACGTAACCGAACCGGCGCCGCGCGAACCACTCCGCGCCCAACAGGCCGATGAGGGCCACCAGGTAGTACCAGCGGTCCCACAGCGGCTGGTCCTTCGCGCGGCCCACCTCGACGACGGGCGGGTCCAGCAGCGGCACGTCCGGCAGTCCGTCCTGCGGCAGCTTGTACGACTTGCCGCCCGTCACCTGGGCGATCGCCTCCATCAGCTCCGGCCGCACCGAGGCGTCCGACAGCTCCGGCCCCACGGCGCGCACCGCCACCGCGTCCTCGCCCTGCCCCAGCTCCGTCTCGCCCTTCTTCGCCGTCGCGAGCAGCTTGTACGGCCCCGGCTCCGGCGGCGCGAACTCCAGGCGCACCACGCCGTCCTGTCCCGTCGCGCCCGTCTGCACCGCCACGGCCTTCTGCGAGGCCACGGAGAACAGCTCCACGCGGACCTGCGCGTCCTGCGCGGGCTGGTAGTCCGCGCTGCGCGCCTGCACCACCACCGCCACCGGACGTCCCGGCTCCACCGCCGGAGGGTCCGCCGTCACCTTCAGCGTCGTCAGGTCCGGGTCCCGCACCAGCCACCGCAGCGCATTGCCCCAGAAGCGGTCATACGCGCGGTTGGGCGAGCCATCCCGGTGCGCCGCGAACGCCCAGTACCAGGACGCATCCGTCGCCATCACCAGCGAGCGGCCCCGGCCGTAGTCCCACACGGCCACGAGCGGCGCGTTCT
Encoded here:
- a CDS encoding superoxide dismutase family protein; this translates as MTIRALLTAAVLTAASPVLAQDAAAPAATPPAAPPKVAPAKGESARALVKDAQGKDVGEVIFEQTKHGVLIKGQLENLPAGQHAFHIHETGKCEAPDFKTAGGHFNPTKKAHGILSPKGKHVGDLPNLYVDKDGKVTFDTFSQNGLTVKSLFDKDGSAVVIHVKEDDYHSDPTGDAGGRIACGVVEK
- a CDS encoding serine hydrolase; the protein is MRLALALLLIVLPLSSPLAQSLPPDLDATVERAMKTFEVPGVALAVVKDGKVLLAKGYGVRKQGAATPVTADTLFNIASNSKAFTAAALAILVDEGKLQWDDRVVDHLPSFQMFDPYVTRELTVRDLLVHRSGLGLGAGDLLYFPPTTFTEDEIVSKLRHIRPSISFRSRYAYDNILYLVAGKVIEKASGRHWRDFVRERIFLPLGMRDSSTHVKGLRVGANVATPHAKADGVLKALSPTSIDNNAPAAAINSTVNDLAKWMMTQLGRGAIPGTDGKKRLFSEAQSKEMWAAQTVMGISEPSKSLESLRANFSAYALGWGVRDYRGYKLVGHSGALPGYFSRVMLVPELGLGIAVLTNQEERSGFEVPLWTVLDAFVGAPKTDWVAAFKADDDSKRAKAEEKVALQGGMRNAQSKPSLPLDSYAGTYRDAWYGDVTVTKEGDKWLLRFTRTPGLVGELSHWQYDTFVARWTDRSLNADAFVTFSLKPDGTLAEMRMQPISPLTDFSFDFQDLLFTPVKQTPAAAVARPVH